A window of the Bradyrhizobium ottawaense genome harbors these coding sequences:
- a CDS encoding IlvD/Edd family dehydratase: MKKTDNKTNGKGRKLRSLEWFNNPHNPGMTALYLERYLNYGLTREELQSGKPIIGIAQTGNDLSPCNRHHLELAHRVREGIRAAGGIAMEFPMHPIQETGKRPTAALDRNLAYLGLVEILFGYPLDGVVLTTGCDKTTPACLMAAATVNMPAIVLSGGPMLNGWFNGERTGSGTVVWKARERLAAGEIDYNQFIDIVASSAPSVGHCNTMGTASTMNSLAEALGMSLPGCAAIPAPYRERGQIAYETGKRIVEMVWEDLKPSDILTRKAFENCIVVNSAIGGSTNAPIHINALARHIGVELSIDDWQKHGHQVPLLVNMQPAGFYLGEEYHRAGGVPAVVRELMAHKLIHEDAVTVNGRTMGDNCREAPKPDGDVIWSYDKPLVKDAGFLVLRGNLFDSAIMKTSVISKEFRDRYLINPKDPNAFEGRAIVFEGPEDYHHRIDDPALNIDEHCILFVRGTGPIGYPGGAEVVNMQPPTALIKRGILSLPCIGDGRQSGTSGSPSILNASPEAAADGGLAILKTGDKVRIDLNKRTANILIPDAEVTKRHADLKAKGGFPYPANQTPWQEIYRSTVGQQSTGACMELATRYHDIVGKVGVARDNH; this comes from the coding sequence ATGAAAAAAACCGACAACAAGACCAACGGCAAGGGCCGAAAGCTTCGCTCCCTGGAGTGGTTCAATAATCCGCATAACCCCGGAATGACCGCACTCTACCTCGAGCGCTACCTCAATTACGGCCTGACCCGCGAGGAATTGCAGTCCGGCAAGCCCATCATCGGCATCGCGCAGACCGGCAACGACCTGTCGCCATGCAACCGCCACCATCTGGAACTGGCGCACCGGGTGCGCGAGGGCATCCGCGCCGCGGGCGGCATCGCGATGGAATTCCCGATGCACCCGATTCAGGAGACCGGCAAGCGGCCGACTGCGGCGCTTGACCGCAACCTCGCCTACCTCGGCCTGGTCGAAATCCTGTTCGGCTATCCCCTCGATGGCGTGGTGCTGACGACCGGCTGCGACAAGACGACGCCGGCCTGCCTGATGGCGGCGGCGACCGTCAACATGCCGGCGATCGTACTCTCGGGCGGACCGATGCTGAACGGCTGGTTCAACGGCGAGCGTACCGGTTCCGGCACCGTGGTCTGGAAGGCCCGCGAACGGCTCGCCGCCGGCGAGATCGACTACAACCAGTTCATCGACATCGTGGCCTCGTCCGCCCCGTCGGTCGGCCACTGCAACACCATGGGCACCGCCTCGACGATGAATTCCCTTGCCGAGGCGCTCGGGATGTCGCTGCCGGGATGTGCGGCGATCCCCGCGCCCTATCGCGAGCGCGGCCAGATCGCCTACGAGACCGGAAAGCGCATCGTCGAGATGGTCTGGGAGGACTTGAAGCCGTCCGACATCCTGACTCGCAAGGCGTTCGAGAACTGCATCGTCGTCAATTCGGCGATCGGCGGTTCGACCAACGCGCCGATCCATATCAACGCGCTGGCGCGGCATATCGGCGTCGAACTCTCGATCGACGACTGGCAGAAACACGGCCACCAAGTTCCGCTGCTGGTGAACATGCAGCCGGCCGGATTCTATCTCGGCGAGGAATACCACCGCGCCGGCGGCGTGCCGGCAGTGGTGCGCGAATTGATGGCGCACAAACTGATCCACGAAGACGCCGTCACGGTCAACGGCCGCACCATGGGCGACAATTGCCGCGAGGCACCCAAGCCCGACGGCGACGTGATCTGGAGCTACGACAAGCCGCTGGTGAAAGATGCCGGCTTCCTCGTCTTGCGCGGCAACCTGTTCGATTCCGCGATCATGAAGACCAGCGTGATCTCCAAGGAATTCCGCGACCGCTACCTCATCAACCCCAAGGATCCGAACGCCTTCGAGGGCCGCGCCATCGTGTTCGAGGGTCCGGAGGATTATCACCACCGGATCGACGATCCCGCGCTCAATATCGACGAGCACTGCATCCTGTTCGTCCGCGGCACCGGGCCGATCGGCTATCCCGGCGGCGCCGAGGTCGTCAACATGCAGCCGCCGACGGCGCTGATCAAACGCGGCATCCTCTCGCTGCCCTGCATCGGCGACGGCCGGCAGTCCGGCACTTCGGGTTCGCCCTCGATCCTCAACGCCTCGCCGGAGGCTGCCGCCGACGGCGGGCTGGCGATTCTCAAGACCGGCGACAAGGTTCGCATCGACCTCAACAAGCGCACCGCGAATATCCTGATCCCGGATGCGGAGGTCACAAAACGCCACGCCGATCTGAAGGCGAAGGGCGGCTTCCCCTACCCGGCCAACCAGACCCCGTGGCAGGAAATCTATCGCTCGACCGTGGGCCAGCAGTCCACCGGCGCCTGCATGGAGTTGGCCACGCGCTATCACGACATCGTCGGCAAGGTCGGCGTCGCCAGGGATAATCATTAG
- the exbD gene encoding TonB system transport protein ExbD, whose protein sequence is MGVSLADTDLDDDSDFAESHEINVTPFIDVILVLLIIFMVAAPLSTVDLPIDLPTSTAIPQKKPDKPTYVSIKPDLAVAIGENLVKRVDLVRTLDTMSDVSKDRPVFLRADRAVPYGELMDVLEILRSGGYSKIKLVALEGVPDAAAAQAAPARP, encoded by the coding sequence ATGGGCGTTTCACTCGCCGATACCGACCTCGATGACGACAGCGATTTCGCGGAATCGCACGAGATCAATGTCACGCCGTTCATCGACGTCATTCTGGTCCTGCTGATCATCTTCATGGTGGCGGCGCCGCTGTCGACCGTCGATCTGCCGATCGACCTGCCGACATCGACCGCAATCCCGCAGAAGAAGCCGGACAAGCCGACCTATGTCAGCATCAAGCCGGATCTCGCGGTCGCGATCGGGGAGAACCTGGTCAAGCGGGTCGATCTGGTCCGTACGCTGGATACGATGTCTGATGTCAGCAAGGATCGCCCGGTCTTCCTGCGCGCCGATCGCGCCGTACCCTATGGCGAACTGATGGACGTGCTGGAAATCCTGCGTTCCGGCGGCTATTCGAAAATCAAGCTGGTGGCGCTCGAAGGCGTTCCGGATGCGGCGGCGGCGCAAGCGGCGCCGGCCAGGCCGTGA
- a CDS encoding ABC transporter substrate-binding protein, which translates to MKRSLAALIMTTSLVFAGGALIAGGALVFAGGALAQTMDKVVKVGSLGDQSGLYQDIGGPGSSVAAQMAIDDSGLLAKGWKIELISADHQNKPDVGVNIGKQWIDVEKVDVFVDLASSGVGLAIANLAKEKNVVNLNSGSASSDLTGAQCSPNTVHWVYDTWMLANGTGKALVKSGGDTWFFLTADYAFGHALERDTAAVVTANGGKVVGGVKHPLNNADFSSFLLQAQSSKAKIIGLANAGGDTTNAIKQAAEFGIVSGGQKLAGMLLFITDVNSLGLKVSQGLNFTETFYWDMNDQTRAFTKRFNEKFKKQPPTMVQAGVYSSLIHYFKALEALGGNPHDGRAVVAKMKELPTDDPLFGKGSIRADGRKIHPAYLFEVKKPEESKYPWDYYKLIATIPADEAFIPLEKSVCPLVKKS; encoded by the coding sequence ATGAAGCGATCACTCGCAGCCTTGATTATGACCACGAGCCTGGTGTTTGCCGGCGGCGCGTTAATTGCTGGCGGCGCCTTAGTATTTGCTGGCGGCGCCTTGGCGCAAACCATGGACAAGGTCGTCAAGGTCGGAAGCCTGGGAGACCAGTCGGGTCTCTACCAGGACATCGGCGGCCCCGGCTCGTCGGTCGCAGCCCAGATGGCAATCGATGATTCCGGGTTGCTCGCCAAGGGCTGGAAGATCGAACTGATCTCGGCCGATCACCAGAACAAGCCCGACGTCGGCGTCAATATCGGCAAGCAATGGATCGACGTCGAGAAGGTCGACGTGTTCGTCGATCTCGCCAGCTCCGGCGTCGGCCTCGCCATCGCGAACCTCGCCAAGGAAAAGAACGTCGTCAACCTGAACTCCGGTTCGGCTTCGTCCGATCTCACCGGCGCGCAATGTTCGCCGAACACGGTGCACTGGGTCTACGACACCTGGATGCTCGCCAACGGCACCGGCAAGGCGCTGGTCAAGTCGGGCGGCGATACCTGGTTCTTCCTCACCGCCGACTATGCGTTCGGTCATGCGCTCGAGCGCGATACCGCCGCGGTCGTCACCGCCAATGGCGGCAAGGTGGTCGGCGGCGTCAAGCATCCGCTCAACAATGCCGACTTCTCCTCGTTCCTGCTGCAGGCGCAGAGCTCGAAGGCCAAGATCATCGGCCTTGCCAATGCCGGCGGCGACACCACCAACGCGATCAAGCAGGCGGCGGAGTTCGGCATCGTGTCCGGCGGGCAGAAGCTCGCGGGCATGCTGCTGTTCATCACCGACGTGAACTCCCTTGGATTGAAGGTATCCCAGGGCCTGAACTTCACCGAGACCTTCTACTGGGACATGAACGACCAGACCCGCGCCTTCACCAAGCGCTTCAACGAGAAGTTCAAGAAGCAGCCCCCGACCATGGTCCAGGCCGGCGTCTATTCCTCGCTGATCCATTACTTCAAGGCACTGGAAGCGCTCGGCGGCAATCCGCATGACGGCCGCGCAGTGGTCGCCAAGATGAAGGAGCTGCCGACCGACGATCCCCTGTTCGGCAAGGGCTCGATCCGCGCCGACGGCCGCAAGATCCACCCGGCCTATCTGTTCGAGGTGAAGAAGCCGGAAGAGTCGAAGTATCCGTGGGACTACTACAAGCTCATCGCCACCATCCCGGCTGACGAAGCTTTCATCCCGCTCGAGAAGAGCGTCTGCCCGCTGGTGAAGAAGAGCTGA
- the exbB gene encoding tonB-system energizer ExbB, whose product MFRMILKLLAGAAILAAASAAVAQQRATVPSPQAPATIGQPAVAVPPPAVVPAPAPAAAAAPAETDTAAPPPEREGKLLKAAGVELREFSPWSMFLSADVVVKAVMIGLAFASLVTWTIFIAKMIELSVVQRNLRAALGKIADARSLAEAQFALGSKGSVLFSLLAAAMREARMSAGISSDAGIKERAASSFGEIVRAEARRIRLGMGLLATIGATSPFVGLFGTVWGIMNSFIGISKSQTTNLAVVAPGIAEALLATAIGLVAAIPAVIFYNHFARVTKGYMEQVGRASGAAGRLLSRDLDRTHVSSVSGSHSRAAAE is encoded by the coding sequence ATGTTTAGAATGATTCTTAAATTGCTGGCTGGCGCGGCGATCCTTGCCGCGGCCTCCGCCGCCGTCGCTCAACAGCGCGCCACGGTTCCCTCACCACAGGCGCCGGCGACGATCGGTCAGCCGGCCGTAGCGGTGCCGCCGCCGGCCGTCGTTCCCGCGCCGGCGCCAGCCGCCGCAGCCGCGCCCGCGGAGACCGATACGGCCGCCCCGCCGCCCGAGCGGGAAGGCAAACTGTTGAAAGCGGCCGGAGTTGAGCTGCGCGAATTCTCGCCGTGGTCGATGTTCCTGTCGGCGGATGTGGTGGTCAAGGCGGTCATGATCGGCCTTGCCTTTGCGTCGCTTGTCACCTGGACGATCTTTATCGCCAAGATGATCGAACTGTCCGTCGTGCAGCGCAACCTGCGCGCGGCGCTCGGCAAGATCGCGGACGCCCGGTCGCTGGCGGAAGCGCAATTCGCGCTGGGCTCGAAGGGCAGCGTGCTGTTTTCGTTGCTGGCAGCCGCCATGCGCGAGGCGCGGATGTCGGCCGGAATTTCCAGCGACGCCGGCATCAAGGAACGCGCTGCGTCGAGTTTTGGCGAAATCGTGCGCGCCGAGGCGCGACGGATTCGGCTGGGCATGGGCTTGCTGGCGACCATCGGCGCGACGTCGCCCTTTGTCGGACTGTTCGGCACCGTCTGGGGCATCATGAACAGCTTCATCGGCATTTCGAAATCGCAGACCACGAACCTGGCCGTGGTCGCACCCGGTATCGCCGAGGCGCTGCTGGCCACCGCGATCGGCCTCGTTGCGGCGATCCCGGCCGTGATCTTCTACAATCACTTCGCGCGCGTCACCAAAGGCTACATGGAGCAGGTCGGCCGGGCCTCGGGCGCCGCGGGCCGGCTGCTGTCGCGCGATCTCGACCGCACCCATGTCAGTTCCGTCAGCGGTTCGCATTCCCGCGCAGCGGCGGAGTAG
- a CDS encoding energy transducer TonB family protein, which translates to MAAVAALVLHAGGAALAIAHLQTDEPEDSVGANAIEVGLELASVRRETTDLPAGPDTDASMASPQLAEQKAELKETELPQDKPTETDEADRVVTPNESKKPKEDDPKVAAVQTSASTESVAAEATATPSSDAIPEGPRSIAPAIGTGETARRIRATWQKELVAHLDKHKRYPSERQQKAAEIYVRFTLDRLGHVLSTSIEKGSGDPAFDEAALAMVRRSDPVPAPPPLVADDGLSFTVPVIFRVKGKN; encoded by the coding sequence TTGGCCGCAGTGGCCGCGCTGGTGCTGCATGCCGGTGGCGCGGCGTTGGCCATCGCGCATCTGCAGACCGATGAGCCCGAAGATTCCGTTGGTGCCAACGCGATCGAGGTGGGGTTAGAACTGGCGTCGGTGCGCCGCGAAACGACCGACCTGCCGGCGGGGCCGGATACCGATGCGTCGATGGCGTCGCCGCAGCTCGCCGAGCAGAAGGCCGAGCTGAAGGAAACCGAACTTCCCCAGGACAAGCCGACCGAGACCGACGAGGCGGATCGGGTGGTGACGCCGAACGAGTCGAAGAAACCGAAGGAAGACGATCCGAAGGTCGCGGCGGTGCAGACCTCCGCTTCCACCGAGTCGGTTGCGGCCGAAGCCACGGCGACGCCGAGTTCGGACGCGATCCCGGAAGGGCCGCGCTCGATCGCGCCGGCGATCGGGACTGGCGAAACGGCGCGCCGTATTCGCGCGACTTGGCAGAAGGAACTGGTCGCCCATCTCGACAAGCACAAGCGCTACCCATCGGAACGCCAGCAAAAGGCCGCCGAGATCTATGTCCGCTTCACGCTGGACCGGCTGGGCCATGTGCTCTCGACCAGCATCGAGAAGGGCTCGGGCGATCCCGCGTTCGACGAGGCGGCACTGGCGATGGTGCGGCGCTCCGATCCGGTGCCGGCGCCGCCGCCGCTGGTCGCGGACGATGGCTTGAGTTTTACCGTGCCGGTGATTTTCCGCGTCAAGGGCAAGAACTGA
- a CDS encoding SDR family oxidoreductase, giving the protein MSDRLKGKRAFVTAAAVGIGRACAVAFAREGATVFATDIDEGKLAALKSEGIAEVAKLDARDSAAVAAMAKRAGKTDILLNAAGFVHHGTVLECSDEDWDFSFDLNVKSMHRTIRSFLPGMLENGGGAIVNISSAAGVFKAAPNRYVYGATKAAVAALTRAVAADFITKGVRCNCICPGTIETPSMLDRAAAAGPNGREMFIARQPMGRLGTAEEIAMLAVYLASNESAFTTGVAHIIDGGWTL; this is encoded by the coding sequence ATGTCAGACCGCCTGAAGGGCAAGCGTGCCTTCGTTACCGCTGCCGCCGTTGGAATTGGCCGCGCCTGCGCGGTGGCGTTTGCGCGCGAGGGTGCGACCGTATTCGCCACCGACATCGACGAGGGCAAACTTGCCGCGCTGAAGAGCGAAGGCATTGCCGAAGTGGCAAAACTCGATGCCCGCGACAGCGCGGCGGTGGCCGCGATGGCCAAGCGCGCCGGCAAGACCGACATCCTGCTCAACGCGGCCGGATTCGTGCACCACGGCACCGTGCTGGAATGCTCCGACGAAGACTGGGACTTCTCGTTCGACCTCAACGTCAAGTCGATGCACCGCACGATCCGCTCGTTCCTGCCGGGCATGCTGGAAAATGGTGGCGGCGCGATCGTGAACATTTCCTCTGCGGCGGGCGTCTTCAAGGCGGCGCCCAACCGCTACGTCTACGGCGCCACCAAGGCCGCGGTCGCGGCGCTGACGCGCGCCGTCGCCGCCGACTTCATCACCAAGGGCGTGCGCTGCAACTGCATCTGCCCCGGCACCATCGAGACGCCCTCGATGCTGGACCGCGCCGCGGCCGCGGGCCCCAACGGCCGCGAGATGTTCATCGCGCGGCAGCCGATGGGCCGGCTCGGCACCGCCGAGGAAATCGCCATGCTCGCCGTCTATCTCGCCAGCAACGAAAGCGCGTTTACCACCGGCGTTGCTCACATCATCGACGGCGGCTGGACGCTGTAA
- a CDS encoding ABC transporter ATP-binding protein translates to MSSVQIRDVRKSFGNFEVLHGVSIPIEDGEFVVLVGPSGCGKSTLLRMLAGLENITSGTISIGERVVNNVQPKERDIAMVFQNYALYPHMTVADNMGFSLKLRGASTDEISKGVSRAAEILALTPLLERYPRQLSGGQRQRVAMGRAIVRDPQVFLFDEPLSNLDAKLRVAMRTEIKELHQRLRTTTVYVTHDQIEAMTMADKIVVMHDGIVEQMGTPLELYDTPANQFVAGFIGSPAMNFLKGKVKVNGSAYFEGPNGVKLPLASAPANSDGQPAVYGVRPEHFTIADDGAEAEIVVVEPTGSETQVFAKLGGEQVVAVFRERHQFSPGDKVRLKPDPSLVHLFDETSGKRLNG, encoded by the coding sequence ATGTCGTCGGTACAGATTCGCGACGTGCGAAAGTCGTTCGGCAATTTCGAAGTATTGCACGGCGTGTCGATTCCAATCGAGGACGGCGAGTTCGTCGTGCTCGTCGGCCCCTCCGGCTGCGGCAAGTCGACCCTGCTGCGGATGCTCGCAGGCCTGGAAAACATCACCTCGGGCACGATTTCGATCGGCGAACGCGTCGTCAACAATGTCCAGCCCAAAGAGCGCGACATTGCGATGGTGTTCCAGAACTACGCGCTCTATCCGCACATGACGGTCGCCGACAATATGGGCTTCTCGCTCAAGCTGCGCGGCGCCAGCACCGACGAAATCTCCAAGGGCGTCAGCCGTGCTGCGGAAATCCTGGCGCTGACGCCGCTGCTCGAGCGCTACCCCCGGCAATTGTCCGGCGGCCAGCGCCAGCGCGTCGCCATGGGCCGCGCCATCGTGCGCGATCCGCAGGTGTTCCTGTTCGACGAACCGTTGTCCAACCTCGACGCCAAGCTGCGCGTCGCGATGCGCACCGAGATCAAGGAACTGCACCAACGGCTGCGGACCACGACGGTCTACGTCACCCACGACCAGATCGAGGCCATGACCATGGCCGACAAGATCGTGGTGATGCATGACGGCATCGTCGAGCAGATGGGCACGCCGCTCGAGCTTTACGACACGCCCGCCAACCAGTTCGTCGCGGGCTTTATCGGTTCGCCGGCGATGAACTTCCTTAAAGGCAAGGTGAAGGTCAACGGCAGCGCCTATTTCGAAGGTCCGAACGGCGTCAAGCTGCCATTGGCATCCGCGCCCGCCAATTCCGACGGCCAGCCCGCCGTCTATGGCGTGCGGCCCGAACATTTCACCATTGCCGATGACGGCGCCGAAGCCGAAATCGTCGTGGTCGAGCCGACCGGTTCGGAAACCCAGGTCTTCGCCAAGCTCGGCGGAGAGCAGGTGGTCGCGGTGTTCCGCGAGCGGCATCAATTCAGTCCGGGCGACAAGGTCCGGCTCAAGCCGGATCCGTCGCTCGTGCATCTGTTCGACGAGACCTCGGGCAAGCGACTGAATGGCTGA
- a CDS encoding LacI family DNA-binding transcriptional regulator, giving the protein MGRKTTKSGKIRLMEVAKLAGVSPITASRFFRNPEALSLAKRERVDSAVKELGYVPNLAARALASHRTEVIGVVIPSLTNNVFADVLRGIYDSSEGSRYSIQLANTRYSILQEEKLLRLFRAQKPAGLIVTGINQTADSRAILESMNCPVTQIMEIGDSPVDMMVGFSHYDAGFAAISHILAQGRRRIGFLGARMDPRVQRRFEGYREAMKAASLFDPNLIVTTTVPTTVTLGGTLFADLVARTPDIDAVFCVNDDLALGVLFECQRRQISVPRDLAIVGFNDLEFMASAVPSLTSVRTNRYEMGRHAVTMVIEAIEGRRPEVPVLDLGFQLMVRESSTALDT; this is encoded by the coding sequence ATGGGACGGAAAACGACAAAGTCTGGCAAAATACGCCTCATGGAGGTCGCCAAGCTTGCTGGCGTCAGTCCGATCACGGCATCCCGGTTTTTCAGAAATCCCGAAGCGCTGTCGTTAGCTAAGCGCGAGCGCGTCGATAGTGCGGTGAAGGAACTGGGTTACGTGCCCAATCTTGCGGCACGCGCGCTGGCTTCGCACCGCACCGAAGTGATCGGCGTCGTCATCCCCTCGCTCACCAACAACGTATTCGCGGACGTCCTGCGCGGCATCTATGATTCCTCGGAAGGAAGCCGCTACAGCATTCAGCTTGCCAACACCCGCTACAGCATCCTGCAGGAAGAGAAACTGCTGCGGCTGTTTCGCGCCCAGAAGCCGGCGGGATTGATCGTGACCGGCATCAACCAGACCGCAGATTCCCGCGCGATCCTGGAGTCGATGAATTGCCCGGTCACGCAGATCATGGAGATCGGCGATTCTCCGGTCGACATGATGGTCGGATTCTCGCATTACGATGCCGGTTTCGCCGCGATTTCGCATATTCTCGCGCAAGGCCGCCGGCGTATCGGATTTCTCGGCGCGCGCATGGACCCGCGCGTGCAGCGGCGGTTCGAAGGGTATCGCGAGGCCATGAAAGCGGCCTCGCTGTTCGACCCCAACCTGATCGTTACCACGACGGTGCCGACCACGGTCACGCTTGGCGGCACGCTGTTCGCCGACCTCGTCGCGCGAACGCCCGATATCGACGCGGTCTTCTGCGTCAACGACGACCTGGCGCTCGGGGTGCTGTTCGAATGCCAGCGCCGCCAGATCTCGGTTCCACGGGATCTCGCCATTGTCGGCTTCAACGACCTCGAATTCATGGCCTCCGCCGTCCCGTCGCTGACCAGCGTCCGCACCAATCGGTATGAAATGGGCCGCCACGCCGTCACCATGGTAATCGAAGCGATCGAGGGACGCCGCCCCGAGGTCCCGGTCCTCGACCTCGGTTTTCAACTCATGGTGCGCGAAAGTTCGACGGCGCTGGACACGTGA
- a CDS encoding site-2 protease family protein encodes MNISLYDVSVWVLPLVIAITFHEAAHGFVAHRLGDNTAFALGRVSFNPLKHIDPFGTLILPGILLLSHSPFLFGYAKPVPVNFRNLNHPRLDMVWVALAGPVTNIILALTAAFAFHALPFVPADAAKWTADNLKNAFLINIVLAVFNMLPIPPLDGGRVAVGLLPRFLAYPLSRLEPYGMLILIGLLILLPIVGTQLGLNLDVISAILRTVTGYVIGALLFLTGNA; translated from the coding sequence TTGAACATCTCCTTATATGACGTCTCGGTCTGGGTGCTCCCGCTCGTCATTGCCATCACCTTTCACGAGGCCGCCCACGGCTTCGTCGCCCACCGCCTCGGCGACAACACGGCCTTTGCGCTCGGGCGGGTCAGCTTCAACCCGCTGAAGCACATCGATCCCTTCGGCACCCTGATCCTGCCGGGCATTCTGCTGCTGTCGCATTCGCCGTTCCTGTTCGGTTATGCCAAGCCGGTTCCGGTGAATTTCCGCAACCTGAACCATCCCCGGCTCGACATGGTCTGGGTGGCGCTCGCCGGCCCCGTCACCAACATCATCCTGGCGCTAACAGCGGCGTTTGCGTTCCACGCCCTGCCCTTCGTTCCCGCCGACGCCGCGAAATGGACCGCGGACAACCTCAAAAACGCGTTCCTGATCAATATCGTGCTGGCGGTCTTCAACATGCTGCCGATCCCCCCGCTCGACGGCGGTCGGGTGGCGGTCGGGCTGCTGCCACGGTTCCTGGCGTACCCGCTGTCCCGGCTGGAACCCTATGGCATGCTGATCCTGATCGGCCTGTTGATCCTGCTTCCGATAGTGGGAACGCAGCTCGGCCTAAATCTTGATGTTATTTCGGCGATACTGCGGACAGTTACCGGCTATGTGATCGGCGCGCTTCTCTTCCTCACCGGCAACGCCTAA
- a CDS encoding SDR family NAD(P)-dependent oxidoreductase produces MNKIDLNGRCAIVTGGAQGFGRAITERFVASGAKVAIWDHDLPFAEKTAKEIGPNVTAFKVDVSDLAAVQQTTDATLKALGKIDILVNNAGIAGINKTVWETDLAEWRKVMSINLDGPFICCKAVVPAMLRQKYGRIINIASIAGKEGNPNAAHYSASKAGVIALTKSLGKELAQHDILVNAVTPAAAKTAIFDQMTQTHIDFMLSKIPKARFVLVEELAAMVAWLASEDCAFSTGAVFDISGGRATY; encoded by the coding sequence ATGAACAAGATCGATCTGAACGGCCGCTGCGCCATCGTCACCGGTGGCGCCCAGGGTTTTGGCCGCGCCATCACCGAACGCTTCGTCGCCTCCGGCGCCAAGGTCGCGATCTGGGACCACGACCTGCCGTTCGCGGAAAAGACCGCGAAGGAAATCGGCCCCAATGTCACAGCCTTCAAGGTCGACGTCTCCGACCTCGCTGCGGTTCAGCAAACGACCGACGCAACGCTGAAGGCGCTCGGCAAGATCGATATCCTCGTCAACAATGCCGGCATTGCTGGCATCAACAAGACCGTGTGGGAAACCGACCTTGCGGAATGGCGCAAGGTGATGAGCATCAATCTCGACGGCCCGTTCATCTGCTGCAAGGCGGTGGTACCGGCGATGCTCAGGCAGAAGTACGGCCGCATCATCAACATCGCCTCGATCGCCGGCAAGGAAGGCAACCCCAACGCCGCGCATTATTCGGCCTCGAAGGCCGGCGTGATCGCGCTGACCAAATCGCTCGGCAAGGAGCTCGCGCAGCACGATATCCTCGTCAACGCGGTGACCCCCGCGGCGGCCAAGACCGCGATCTTCGACCAGATGACGCAAACCCATATCGACTTCATGCTGTCGAAGATTCCGAAGGCCCGCTTCGTGCTGGTGGAGGAACTCGCGGCGATGGTGGCATGGCTGGCGTCGGAAGATTGCGCCTTCTCGACCGGCGCGGTGTTCGACATTTCCGGCGGCCGCGCGACTTACTGA